The genomic region CGTCGCGCCGCGGGATCTCTCGGTAGTAACTCCCGCACCTGATCCTTCGTAGAGATAGCAGCCGCGCTAGAAGAGAGTGCTGCTATCGACTCCAAGTTCGCCAAGTCCGCCCTACGGCTCAAGGCATCTGCTGACTGCGTCCTAAGCTCCACAAGCTTAGGTTGCGGCATTCTGTACGGTGCCCTAGCGGGCGGTCTCGTGCCAGGCACCAACTCGATCTCGTGATCCACTGCCCTCTTCGGTGGTAGCTTCCGAGGCAGCTCGTCTGGCATCACGTCTTCAGACTCCCCCAACAGTTCCTTACTACCGCCCGGGGTGGGCCCTGACACCTCTTCCATCTCTTCAAAACAAAGGGTACCCAAGTAGGAGATCTCATCCTGCTTGTGCCCCTTCTCAAACTGCATGGCCGACAAGTTCTTCCCTCCAGTACGTCCGGCCAAGGTAGGAATGACACACGGCTTCGCCCCCAACATCATCAGCGAATCGGCATGAGGTAAGACAGCAGTGCGTGTATCCCGTAgaaattcaagcccaaggataaGCTTGAAGTCGTCCATTGCCACAACAGAAAGATTGGTCTTGCCCTCATAAGCACCAACCTTAATCAGCACAGACTTGGCTACACCGGCAATGGGTTGTGCAACCGAGTTGATCGCCTTCACACGCCCAACTCCCTTCTCCAGCACGAGCCCGAGTCTCGCCACTTCGGCGCTCGCAAGGTAGTTGTGAGAGGCTCCAGTGTCGATCATGGCTCGAATCGGCTTGCCATGAATCTTCACATCCACGAACATCAACCCTTTCTTCCTAGGAATCCGGGGCtgaacttcttcttctttcttctccgGCTGCTCCACAGTAAGAGCCGGGATGGTCTTTTTCACCAGGGGTGGCACAACTCTCTTTGCCGCCACCGTAGAGAATGTGTTGCACCATTGGTTCACGGCCCCCAAGTTGTCCTCATCCTCCTCCGTGTCATTCTCACCCCCTGCCTCTGCTTGTGGCTCCACACTCTTTGAGGACGACACCTTGTCGGTAAAGGTCGTTGCCAATGCATTCAACACCTGTCTCTTCGGGCAATCCCGATACATATGCGGACCATCGCAGATCAAACACCCTCTTCTCCTCTCGGGTGCTCCCTGCCTGTTCTCTTGGGGCTTGTTCCTGTTTGAACTGCCCTGTGAGCCATTCTGAGAGTGGGGCCTCTGGTCTCCCCCACCTCTGTTGAAGTTATTCCTGAACCATCTCGTCCCATTCGACTTCTCCCGCTCAGGACTAGGCGTCGCCTGCCTATCCTTTTGAGTCTCTAGGTTGAAATCGGCCAGGCGTTCGGCCGCTATAATAGCCGGACTCAAATCGGTCACTCGTTGCCTCTGCAACTCGTTTCTCGCCCACTGTTTCAAGCCTTCCATGAAAGTGAACAGCTTGTCTGCCTCCGACATGTCTCGGATGTTCAGCATCAGCGCTGAGAAAGCTTTGACATATTCCCGCACGGAACCTGTATGTTCAAGCTTTCGCAATGCCCTCCTGGCATTGTACTCCACATTCTCGGGGAAGAACTGCTCTCTGATCGCCTCCCGTAGAAGAGCCCACGTGTCGAGCTGTATTTGATGAGCCTGGATTTCCGCAAACTTGGTCCGCCACCACAGCTTTGCGTCACCAGTAAGGTACATGGTCGCAGTCGCAACCTTCCTTGCCTCGTCCTGCACGTCTGCCGCAAGGAAGTACTGGTCCATGTCGAAGAGGAAGTTCTCGACCTCCTTCGCATCACGCTCACCGCTATAGGCCTTCGGTTCTGGTATTCGAAGCCTAGCACCGGGGTCGTGAGCAACCATAGGCGTGCTACCCACTGCACGCTGGAGCAGCCCAATCTGAATGGACATCTGCTCCATGTCACGCCGCATATCGGCAATGATGTCGTTTCTGAATACGCCAGCCATCTCTTGAATCACCTGCCGACATTCGTCCAACTCCGAATTCAGCACCGTGATCTCAGATTCTAGGGAAGAGACCTTCGTCTCCAATTCCACCAACTGGGAGTGTCCGTCCTCCGGGTTCTCAGCTCTCTCGCTGGATGAAGCTGCGGCATGTCGCGGGCTTTCCGGATCTTGCCCCGATGCCCTCGCAGCAGTAGCGGTCCGCCTCGGCCCCATCGTGGcacgaggctctgataccacctctcacgaggcgcctatcacacagcgcgtcgtgtggctagtagtccgctgaCTACGTCCGCCAATACCTCCGCTCGGCACTAATGCAGCGCGCCGAATATATCCGAGTCGGGaggaacaaatcacaaaaccGTAAATTGCGCACGCGGATTTAGAAAACTAAATTGCATTGAACTGAAAATGCGTatacaatgatcaacgatgctagagcaaggggttcgccttgagggggactccaacacgtcactaaaccaagcttcttgaactcattcccccctataataggcttaaaaaaataaatcctatcgTCTACACTAGACACtagaaaagctgaaatttgcaactcaagaGGCGTAACGTCCTCTTGAGGAATCTGAacaacagaaagcaaataacaaagcagtaacaaagcaataaaaggccTACACCTAGGACTCTAAGACTAGTTGGTTGTCCAGCGTCTGTCGATGAAGGCTGagtggtcggccatgtagaacggttgagtAGCCGAAGTGCGCaccccctataataggcttaaaaaaataaatcctattgtCTACACTAGACACtagaaaagctgaaatttgcaactcaagaGGCGTAACGTCCCCTTGAGGaatctaaacaacagaaagcaaataacaaagcagtaacaaagcaataaaaggccTACACCTAGGACTCTAAGACTAGTTGGTTGTCCAGCGTCTGTCGATGAAGGCTGagtggtcggccatgtagaacggttgagtAGCCGAAGTGCGCATCACGGGGCCTAGTGAATGGGCAACCCGTGACACACGGGGAGgtagtgacaataaataacaataccgGGCTCTACGAGTCTGGTAATTGGAATGAGTACAATCTAAATCCCTTAACGAGGATCCATTGGAGGGCAAGTCTGGTGCCAGCAGCCGCGGTAATTCCAGCTCCAATAGCGTATATTTAAGTTGTTGCAGTTAAAAAGCTCGTAGTTGTTGCAGTTAAAAAGCTCGAAGCGTACCATGCTTCCGTAGCGCCGGGGACGTCGCTATCTCAGGTGGGGGAGAATGTCACGGGCTGCCCGTTCACTAGGCCCCGTGACGCGCACTTCGGCCGctcaaccgttctacatggccgaccactCAGCCTTCATCGACAGACGCTGGACAACCAACTAGTCTTAGAGTCCTAGGTGTAggccttttattgctttgttactgctttgttatttgctttctgttgtttagattCCTCAAGGGGAcgaactgttttgcacggttttattaaaacaagtttgtttcccttttatactaacttgtagttattattacgcttagaaaatttaacacacaaactcttgagtctagaccaacgtttgggtcaagtttcgtcgaattctgagaacgttcaaaatttagctattttgcacggttttattaaacaaagtttgtttcccttttaaactaacttgtaattattattacgcttagcaaatttacaacacaaatgcttgggtctagaccaacgtttgggtcaNNNNNNNNNNNNNNNNNNNNNNNNNNNNNNNNNNNNNNNNNNNNNNNNNNNNNNNNNNNNNNNNNNNNNNNNNNNNNNNNNNNNNNNNNNNNNNNNNNNNNNNNNNNNNNNNNNNNNNNNNNNNNNNNNNNNNNNNNNNNNNNNNNNNNNNNNNNNNNNNNNNNNNNNNNNNNNNNNNNNNNNNNNNNNNNNNNNNNNNNNNNNNNNNNNNNNNNNNNNNNNNNNNNNNNNNNNNNNNNNNNNNNNNNNNNNNNNNNNNNNNNNNNNNNNNNNNNNNNNNNNNNNNNNNNNNNNNNNNNNNNNNNNNNNNNNNNNNNNNNNNNNNNNNNNNNNNNNNNNNNNNNNNNNNNNNNNNNNNNNNNNNNNNNNNNNNNNNNNNNNNNNNNNNNNNNNNNNNAaaggaacaaggaattaattcagaattaattccacaactaattggattacttaaaaagagagagatatccattggatggaaaaggggcctaagaataaattaatggcattaattcatattgcgcttgtccttataatttaataaattggatcttattaaataaggaCAATTTGGGCTTATGcatttaattagattgaatacaagttgggctcaattaaataaatttttattaaattgaatttaaaaaacaatcatTGGTCTTGTGgttttttaagttaaaaatcGGCCAAGCCACTAATTTTGAGCCCATGAAAAAATCCATGGAAGGAAATATCGAGTCATTGAACGCAAGTTGCGCCCGAAGCCATTAGGCCAGGGCACGTCTGCCTGGGCGTCACGCATCGCGTCGCCCCCCCCGCCCATCGCGTGGGGGGCGGACATTGGCCTCCCGTGCGCATCCGCGCGCGGCCGGCCCAAATGCGATCCCGCNNNNNNNNNNNNNNNNNNNNNNNNNNNNNNNNNNNNNNNNNNNNNNNNNNNNNNNNNNNNNNNNNNNNNNNNNNNNNNNNNNNNNNNNNNNNNNNNNNNNNNNNNNNNNNNNNNNNNNNNNNNNNNNNNNNNNNNNNNNNNNNNNNNNNNNNNNNNNNNNNNNNNNNNNNNNNNNNNNNNNNNNNNNNNNNNNNNNNNNNNNNNNNNNNNNNNNNNNNNNNNNNNNNNNNNNNNNNNNNNNNNNNNNNNNNNNNNNNNNNNNNNNNNNNNNNGGACCGGGCCCAAGTCCCCTGGAAAGGGGCGCCGGAGAGGGTGAGAGCCCCGTCGTGCCCGGACCCTGCCGGACCACGAGGCGCTGTCGGCGAGTCGGGTTGTTTGGGAATGCAGCCCCAATCGTGCGATAAATTCCGTCCAAGGCTAAATACGGGTGAGAGACCGATAGCGAACAAGTACCGCGAGGGAAAGATGAAAAGGACTTTGAAAAGAGAGTCAAAGAGTGCTTGAAATTGTCGGGAGGGAAGCGGATGG from Sesamum indicum cultivar Zhongzhi No. 13 unplaced genomic scaffold, S_indicum_v1.0 scaffold00507, whole genome shotgun sequence harbors:
- the LOC105180281 gene encoding uncharacterized protein LOC105180281, encoding MGPRRTATAARASGQDPESPRHAAASSSERAENPEDGHSQLVELETKVSSLESEITVLNSELDECRQVIQEMAGVFRNDIIADMRRDMEQMSIQIGLLQRAVGSTPMVAHDPGARLRIPEPKAYSGERDAKEVENFLFDMDQYFLAADVQDEARKVATATMYLTGDAKLWWRTKFAEIQAHQIQLDTWALLREAIREQFFPENVEYNARRALRKLEHTGSVREYVKAFSALMLNIRDMSEADKLFTFMEGLKQWARNELQRQRVTDLSPAIIAAERLADFNLETQKDRQATPSPEREKSNGTRWFRNNFNRGGGDQRPHSQNGSQGSSNRNKPQENRQGAPERRRGCLICDGPHMYRDCPKRQVLNALATTFTDKVSSSKSVEPQAEAGGENDTEEDEDNLGAVNQWCNTFSTVAAKRVVPPLVKKTIPALTVEQPEKKEEEVQPRIPRKKGLMFVDVKIHGKPIRAMIDTGASHNYLASAEVARLGLVLEKGVGRVKAINSVAQPIAGVAKSVLIKVGAYEGKTNLSVVAMDDFKLILGLEFLRDTRTAVLPHADSLMMLGAKPCVIPTLAGRTGGKNLSAMQFEKGHKQDEISYLGTLCFEEMEEVSGPTPGGSKELLGESEDVMPDELPRKLPPKRAVDHEIELVPGTRPPARAPYRMPQPKLVELRTQSADALSRRADLANLESIAALSSSAAAISTKDQVRELLPRDPAARRLIRLVEQGKARHFWIEDGLLITKGNRVYVPRGGDLRKALLSECHDTLWAGH